The following proteins are co-located in the Pseudomonas sp. DY-1 genome:
- a CDS encoding exonuclease domain-containing protein, translating into MPHWLVIDLEATTEEGGWPLEEMEIIEIGATVVRADGHEVDHFQRFVRPARRPCLTGFCRQLTHISQADVDGAASLPQVWETFERWLSHHSPRLVGWVSWGDYDRRQLEKEWQRHGLDSLLAVAPHVNLKQRFAEARQLKHAVGLHTALQLAGLHFQGQQHRALEDARNTARLLPLVLPA; encoded by the coding sequence ATGCCGCACTGGCTGGTAATCGATCTGGAAGCCACTACCGAAGAAGGCGGGTGGCCCCTGGAAGAAATGGAGATCATCGAGATCGGAGCGACCGTCGTCCGCGCCGACGGACATGAGGTCGACCACTTTCAACGTTTCGTACGACCTGCACGCCGCCCCTGCCTGACTGGGTTCTGCCGCCAACTCACCCACATCAGCCAGGCCGACGTGGATGGAGCCGCCAGCCTGCCGCAGGTATGGGAGACCTTCGAGCGCTGGCTCAGCCATCACAGCCCGCGCCTGGTGGGTTGGGTGAGTTGGGGCGACTATGACCGCCGCCAGCTGGAGAAAGAATGGCAACGGCATGGACTCGACAGCCTGCTGGCCGTGGCTCCTCACGTGAATCTCAAGCAGCGCTTTGCGGAAGCGCGCCAGCTCAAACACGCAGTTGGCCTGCACACGGCCCTGCAGTTGGCAGGGCTGCACTTCCAGGGTCAGCAGCACCGCGCCCTCGAAGACGCCCGTAATACCGCCCGCCTGCTTCCGCTCGTGCTACCCGCCTGA
- a CDS encoding pyrimidine/purine nucleoside phosphorylase, with amino-acid sequence MFKVNEYFDGTVKSIAFGMTEGPATIGVMAAGEYEFGTSQLEVMHVIAGALTVKLPGSDNWETFAAGSQFTVPANSKFQLKVAQDTAYLCEYR; translated from the coding sequence ATGTTCAAGGTCAACGAATACTTCGACGGCACCGTCAAATCCATCGCTTTCGGCATGACCGAAGGCCCGGCCACCATCGGAGTGATGGCCGCAGGCGAGTACGAATTCGGCACCAGCCAGCTGGAAGTGATGCATGTCATCGCCGGCGCACTGACCGTGAAACTGCCGGGCAGCGACAACTGGGAAACCTTCGCCGCCGGCAGTCAGTTCACCGTGCCGGCCAACAGCAAGTTCCAGCTGAAAGTGGCTCAGGACACCGCCTATCTCTGCGAGTATCGCTAA
- the murB gene encoding UDP-N-acetylmuramate dehydrogenase, with protein MSLVLHENLSLKPYNTFGVDVKARLFAEARDDAGVREAIDLAAQRGLPLLVIGGGSNLLLTRDVEALVLRMASRGIRILADDGVTVLLEAEAGEPWHPLVLWSLEQGLGGLENLSLIPGTVGAAPMQNIGAYGVELKDVFAGLTALDRQTGELREFDLDECQFAYRDSLFKREAGRWLILRVRFKLSRSPLLHLDYGPVRQRLQDEGIGSPSPSDVSRAICAIRSEKLPDPALLGNAGSFFKNPLVDAELAQRLRGEYPDLVAYPQADGQVKLAAGWLIERAGWKGFRDGDAGVHRLQALVLVNYGAATGHQLHGLAQRIQADIVAKFGVALEMEPNLI; from the coding sequence GTGAGTCTGGTCCTGCACGAAAATCTGTCCTTGAAGCCGTACAACACCTTCGGCGTCGACGTGAAGGCACGGCTTTTCGCCGAGGCGCGCGACGATGCTGGCGTGCGTGAGGCCATCGATCTGGCGGCTCAACGCGGCCTGCCTCTGCTGGTGATCGGTGGCGGCAGCAATCTGCTGCTGACCCGTGACGTGGAGGCGCTGGTGCTGCGTATGGCCAGCCGAGGTATTCGTATCCTGGCCGATGACGGTGTGACTGTACTGCTGGAAGCAGAGGCGGGCGAGCCGTGGCATCCGCTAGTGCTCTGGAGCCTGGAGCAAGGCTTGGGCGGGTTGGAAAATCTCAGTCTGATTCCTGGCACTGTTGGCGCTGCGCCCATGCAGAACATCGGTGCCTATGGCGTCGAGCTGAAAGACGTCTTCGCCGGGCTCACCGCCCTGGATCGGCAAACTGGCGAGTTGCGAGAGTTCGATCTGGATGAGTGTCAGTTCGCCTATCGCGACAGCCTGTTCAAGCGCGAAGCGGGCCGATGGTTGATCTTGCGGGTCCGTTTCAAACTCAGTCGCTCGCCTCTGCTGCATCTGGATTACGGCCCGGTACGTCAGCGCCTGCAGGATGAAGGCATCGGCTCGCCATCGCCCAGCGATGTCAGCCGCGCCATTTGCGCAATTCGTAGCGAAAAACTGCCCGATCCCGCCCTGTTGGGCAACGCCGGCAGCTTCTTCAAGAATCCGTTGGTTGATGCCGAGCTGGCTCAGCGCCTGCGTGGCGAGTATCCCGATCTGGTCGCTTATCCGCAGGCGGATGGGCAGGTGAAGCTGGCCGCTGGCTGGCTTATCGAGCGTGCCGGCTGGAAGGGTTTCCGCGACGGCGATGCCGGTGTGCACCGTCTTCAGGCGTTGGTGCTGGTGAACTACGGCGCCGCCACCGGTCATCAGCTCCATGGGCTGGCCCAGCGCATCCAGGCGGATATCGTGGCGAAGTTTGGCGTAGCGCTGGAGATGGAGCCGAATCTGATATGA
- a CDS encoding low molecular weight protein-tyrosine-phosphatase yields MRVLFVCLGNICRSPTAEGVLRHKLREAGLAERVWVDSAGTGDWHVGKAPDARTRVAAQRRGYDLSQQRARQVGRGDFGDFDLILAMDENNLANLRRLCPGDSTAKLDLFLRRYQLELDEVPDPYYGGEEGFEQVLDLVERACDALIVEIKGRL; encoded by the coding sequence ATGCGCGTTCTCTTCGTTTGCCTCGGTAATATTTGCCGGTCTCCCACTGCCGAAGGCGTGCTGCGCCACAAACTGCGTGAGGCTGGTCTCGCCGAGCGGGTGTGGGTGGACTCCGCCGGCACTGGTGACTGGCATGTGGGCAAGGCGCCGGACGCCCGTACCCGCGTGGCCGCCCAACGCCGTGGCTACGACCTTTCCCAGCAGCGCGCACGTCAGGTTGGCCGGGGGGATTTCGGCGACTTCGACCTGATCCTGGCAATGGACGAGAACAACCTGGCCAATCTGCGCCGACTGTGTCCCGGCGATTCTACGGCCAAGTTGGACCTGTTCCTCCGCCGTTACCAGCTGGAGCTGGATGAGGTGCCTGATCCGTATTACGGCGGAGAGGAGGGCTTCGAGCAGGTGCTTGACCTGGTGGAGCGGGCCTGCGATGCGCTGATCGTTGAAATCAAGGGGCGCCTGTGA
- the kdsB gene encoding 3-deoxy-manno-octulosonate cytidylyltransferase has product MTQAFTVVIPARFASTRLPGKPLQDIAGKPMIQHVWEQARRSAAQRVVVATDDARIVEACQAFGAEVLLTRADHNSGTDRLAEVASQLGLASDAIVVNVQGDEPLIPPAIIDQVAANLAAHPEAGIATLAEPIQDVQALFNPNVVKVSSDLNGLALTFSRAPLPWARDSFAVSRDQLPAGVPYRRHIGIYAYRAGFLHDFVAWGPCWLENTECLEQLRALWHGVRIHVADALEAPPAGVDTPEDLERVRRLLGG; this is encoded by the coding sequence ATGACCCAGGCCTTCACCGTCGTCATTCCCGCCCGCTTCGCTTCGACACGCCTGCCCGGAAAACCGCTGCAGGACATCGCCGGCAAGCCGATGATCCAGCACGTCTGGGAGCAGGCTCGGCGCAGCGCAGCGCAGCGCGTGGTGGTAGCCACTGACGACGCGCGGATCGTCGAAGCCTGTCAGGCCTTCGGTGCCGAAGTGCTACTGACCCGTGCGGACCACAATTCCGGCACGGACCGCCTGGCCGAAGTGGCTAGCCAGCTCGGTCTGGCCAGTGATGCCATCGTGGTGAATGTGCAGGGTGACGAGCCGCTGATCCCGCCAGCCATCATCGACCAGGTGGCTGCCAACCTGGCCGCTCATCCGGAAGCCGGCATCGCCACACTGGCCGAACCCATCCAGGATGTGCAGGCACTGTTCAATCCCAATGTGGTGAAGGTTTCCTCCGATCTCAACGGCCTGGCCCTGACTTTCAGTCGCGCGCCGCTGCCTTGGGCCCGGGACTCTTTCGCTGTCAGTCGCGACCAGTTGCCGGCCGGGGTGCCGTATCGCCGCCATATCGGCATTTATGCCTACCGCGCGGGCTTTCTCCATGACTTTGTCGCCTGGGGCCCGTGCTGGCTGGAAAATACCGAATGCCTGGAGCAGTTGCGCGCGCTCTGGCACGGGGTGCGTATCCATGTCGCTGATGCCCTGGAAGCGCCGCCTGCCGGCGTCGACACGCCGGAAGACCTCGAGCGCGTTCGGCGCTTGCTGGGGGGCTGA
- a CDS encoding Trm112 family protein — protein MDPKLLDILACPLCKGPLKLADDKSELICKADALAFPVRDGIPVMLEGEARTLNVDERLDK, from the coding sequence ATGGACCCGAAACTCCTCGATATCCTCGCCTGCCCCCTGTGCAAGGGCCCGCTGAAGTTGGCCGACGACAAGAGCGAGCTCATCTGCAAGGCCGACGCTCTGGCCTTCCCGGTACGGGATGGCATTCCGGTGATGCTGGAAGGTGAAGCCCGCACTCTCAATGTCGATGAGCGTCTGGACAAATGA
- the lpxK gene encoding tetraacyldisaccharide 4'-kinase: protein MAFSERLLDAWYRGHPALGLLSPLEWLYRRVAERKRASFMAGQGNSYRPPVPLIVVGNITVGGTGKTPMILWLIEHCRARGLRVGVVSRGYGAKPPQMPWRVRAEQGAEQAGDEPLLIVQRSGVPLVIDPDRSRAVQALLEQETLDLILSDDGLQHYRLARDLELVLIDAARGLGNRRCLPAGPLREPPERLDSVDAVLRNGAESDSAEGFSFKLQPSELVNLQTGKRVGLDHFAPGQAIHAVAGIGNPQRFFRTLEALNWRPIPHPFADHAVYSAQALAFTPSLPLLMTEKDAVKCRAFASADWWYLAVNAAPSPAFVAWFDGQLARLLPSRF, encoded by the coding sequence ATGGCCTTCTCTGAGCGCCTGCTAGACGCCTGGTATCGAGGTCATCCGGCACTTGGCTTGCTGAGCCCGCTGGAGTGGCTCTATCGTCGAGTCGCCGAGCGCAAGCGCGCATCCTTCATGGCGGGGCAGGGCAACAGCTATCGCCCGCCTGTTCCGTTGATCGTCGTCGGTAACATCACCGTTGGCGGCACCGGCAAGACCCCGATGATTCTCTGGCTGATCGAGCACTGCCGGGCGCGCGGATTGCGCGTCGGTGTGGTCAGCCGCGGCTATGGGGCCAAGCCGCCGCAAATGCCTTGGCGGGTGCGGGCGGAGCAGGGGGCCGAGCAGGCCGGCGACGAACCGCTGCTGATCGTCCAGCGCAGTGGTGTGCCACTGGTAATCGACCCGGACCGTTCCCGCGCCGTGCAGGCCCTGCTGGAGCAGGAAACCCTCGACCTGATCCTCAGCGACGATGGCCTGCAGCACTACCGCTTGGCGCGCGATCTGGAGTTGGTGCTGATTGACGCAGCCCGTGGGCTCGGCAATCGCCGCTGCCTGCCAGCCGGCCCCCTGCGCGAGCCGCCGGAGCGTCTGGATTCGGTGGATGCGGTGCTGCGCAATGGCGCCGAAAGCGACTCCGCCGAAGGTTTCTCCTTCAAGCTGCAACCGAGCGAACTGGTCAATCTGCAGACTGGAAAGCGTGTCGGACTGGACCATTTCGCGCCTGGGCAGGCCATACATGCGGTGGCCGGCATAGGCAACCCGCAGCGTTTCTTCAGAACCCTGGAGGCGCTAAACTGGCGCCCGATCCCGCACCCATTCGCCGATCATGCTGTCTATAGCGCGCAAGCCCTGGCTTTCACACCGTCGCTGCCGCTGCTGATGACCGAGAAGGATGCTGTGAAGTGCCGGGCCTTTGCCTCCGCCGACTGGTGGTATCTGGCGGTCAATGCCGCGCCTTCGCCGGCATTCGTCGCCTGGTTCGACGGGCAGCTGGCCCGCCTTCTGCCAAGCCGCTTCTAA
- a CDS encoding biopolymer transporter ExbD: MKFRRRAGNVAREEVFLNLTSLIDVIFVLLLFFVVTTTFSKPNQLKIELPEAVSGTPPEETELKTLELSIAADGQYSLNGQNLVKSDLATLIAALGRESEGDNSLPLVITADARTTHQSVVTAMDAAGKLGFSQLRMTTIEADAAKKP; the protein is encoded by the coding sequence GTGAAATTCCGCCGCAGGGCGGGCAATGTCGCCCGCGAAGAGGTGTTCCTCAACCTCACTTCGTTGATCGACGTGATCTTCGTGCTGCTGCTGTTCTTCGTGGTGACCACCACCTTCAGCAAACCCAATCAGCTGAAAATCGAACTGCCCGAGGCCGTAAGCGGCACGCCTCCCGAGGAAACCGAGCTCAAGACGCTGGAGCTGAGCATCGCTGCGGACGGCCAGTACTCGCTCAACGGCCAGAACCTGGTGAAGAGCGACCTGGCGACCCTGATCGCTGCCCTGGGACGCGAGTCGGAAGGCGACAACAGCCTGCCGCTGGTGATCACCGCTGATGCGCGCACTACTCACCAGTCAGTAGTCACCGCCATGGATGCCGCCGGCAAGCTGGGATTCAGCCAGTTGCGCATGACCACCATCGAGGCCGACGCGGCCAAGAAGCCCTGA
- a CDS encoding MotA/TolQ/ExbB proton channel family protein — MWELVKAGGWMMLPIILCSIAATAIVAERLWTLRISRVSPPHLLGQVWRQIKDKQLNSQKLKELRASSPLGEVLAAGLANSKHGREIMKECIEEAASRVIHELERYLNALGTIAAMAPLLGLLGTVFGMIDIFGGFMENGMANAPVLAGGIAKALVTTAAGLIVAIPAVFFHRYLLRRVDELVVAMEQEAIKLVEVVQGDREVDFAEEAKA, encoded by the coding sequence GTGTGGGAGTTGGTCAAAGCCGGCGGCTGGATGATGCTGCCGATCATTCTGTGTTCCATCGCCGCCACCGCGATCGTTGCCGAACGCCTGTGGACCCTGCGCATCAGCCGCGTGTCTCCGCCGCACCTGCTGGGCCAGGTCTGGCGCCAGATCAAGGACAAGCAGCTGAACAGCCAGAAGCTCAAGGAGCTGCGCGCCTCTTCGCCGCTGGGTGAGGTGCTGGCTGCGGGCCTGGCCAACTCCAAACATGGCCGCGAAATCATGAAGGAGTGCATCGAGGAAGCTGCCAGTCGGGTCATCCATGAGCTGGAGCGCTACCTCAATGCCCTTGGCACCATCGCTGCCATGGCGCCGCTACTCGGCCTGCTGGGTACCGTCTTCGGCATGATCGATATATTCGGCGGCTTCATGGAGAACGGCATGGCCAACGCGCCCGTGCTGGCCGGCGGTATCGCCAAGGCGCTGGTGACCACTGCCGCAGGCCTGATCGTCGCCATTCCGGCTGTGTTCTTCCACCGTTACCTGCTGCGTCGTGTTGACGAGCTGGTAGTGGCCATGGAGCAGGAAGCGATCAAGCTGGTGGAAGTGGTCCAAGGCGATCGCGAAGTGGATTTCGCAGAGGAAGCCAAAGCGTGA
- a CDS encoding DNA internalization-related competence protein ComEC/Rec2 translates to MVSGLATLAVGLLLLRWMPVLPPVWWLLLQLILGFALLASRAWRSGLFLLGLGWACMSAQWALDDRLESRLDGQVRWLEGTVVGLPSTADGVVRFELAALHSSRAQLPGRLRLSWHGGPRVFAGERWRLAVRLKRPRGLVNPATFDYEAWLLARRIGATGSVKAGERLEAASGPVAWRDSLRHRLLQVDAWGRAGGLAALVLGDGSGLQDRDWRLLQDTGTTHLMVISGQHITLFAGVLYGLVVVLARNGLWPRSLPWLPWACAMALAGGLGYGVLAGFDVPVQRACVMLGVVLLWRLRFRHLGFLTPLLVALCAVLLAEPLVVLQPGFWLSFGAVVLLVLAFAGRLGAWRWWATWWRAQWVMGVGLAPLLLALALPISLSGPLANLLAVPWISLVVLPLALLGTLLLGIPLLGDALLWLAGGALELLFQILAWTATQVPAWIPTQVPFWGWILGTLGVLLLIAPAGVPLRALGLALLLPMLFPPQERPARGQAEVRVLDVGQGLSVLVRTHEHAMLYDAGPRRGDFDIGERVVVPTLRGLGLSRLDLLLLSHADSDHSGGALAVSRGLAVARVLTGELERLPSELGAEACPADLAWTWDGVRFRIWQSPLTGDSNDGSCVLSVEAAGERILLSGDLGARGEAAWVASGQPLAARWLVAGHHGSRTSSSGAFLHAVAPEKVLISRGHLNPYGHPHPLVVSRIGALPAEIHDTAKQGHLLLRLGAGVEPESEREKSVFWREK, encoded by the coding sequence ATGGTTTCGGGGTTGGCCACGCTTGCCGTAGGCCTTCTTTTATTGCGCTGGATGCCTGTCTTGCCGCCTGTCTGGTGGCTCCTGCTCCAGTTGATTCTCGGATTCGCGCTGCTGGCGTCGCGTGCCTGGCGCAGCGGGCTGTTCCTGCTTGGTCTCGGTTGGGCTTGCATGAGTGCCCAATGGGCGTTGGACGACCGGTTGGAATCGCGGTTGGACGGCCAGGTGCGCTGGTTGGAAGGAACCGTGGTTGGCCTCCCCAGCACGGCTGATGGGGTGGTGCGCTTCGAGCTGGCGGCGCTCCATTCCTCCCGGGCACAATTGCCTGGCAGGTTGCGGCTGTCCTGGCATGGCGGCCCGCGTGTGTTTGCCGGCGAACGCTGGCGGCTGGCTGTTCGCCTTAAACGACCGCGTGGTCTCGTGAATCCCGCGACCTTTGACTACGAGGCGTGGCTGCTGGCACGGCGCATAGGGGCAACCGGCTCGGTCAAGGCCGGGGAGCGACTGGAAGCGGCAAGCGGCCCTGTCGCCTGGCGGGACTCCTTGCGTCATCGTTTGCTGCAGGTGGATGCCTGGGGACGGGCCGGTGGGCTCGCCGCCTTGGTGCTGGGCGACGGCTCCGGCTTGCAGGATCGGGACTGGCGCCTGTTACAAGACACGGGGACCACGCACCTGATGGTGATTTCCGGTCAGCACATCACGCTATTCGCGGGTGTCCTTTACGGCCTGGTGGTGGTGCTCGCTCGAAACGGACTCTGGCCTCGGTCGCTGCCCTGGCTACCCTGGGCTTGTGCCATGGCTCTCGCCGGTGGGCTCGGATATGGCGTGCTGGCAGGATTCGATGTGCCGGTGCAGCGAGCTTGCGTGATGCTTGGCGTCGTCTTGCTCTGGCGTTTGCGCTTTCGCCACCTGGGATTCCTCACGCCTTTGCTGGTGGCGCTGTGTGCCGTATTGCTGGCTGAACCATTGGTAGTGCTGCAACCGGGATTCTGGCTTTCCTTTGGTGCTGTGGTCCTGCTGGTGCTGGCCTTTGCCGGGCGGCTGGGGGCATGGCGCTGGTGGGCGACCTGGTGGCGAGCTCAGTGGGTCATGGGTGTGGGGTTGGCGCCTCTGCTGCTGGCCCTGGCCTTGCCCATCAGCCTCAGTGGCCCTCTGGCGAACCTGCTGGCGGTGCCCTGGATCAGCCTGGTGGTGCTGCCGCTGGCGTTGCTAGGCACATTGCTACTTGGCATTCCCCTACTGGGGGATGCATTGCTCTGGTTGGCCGGTGGTGCCCTGGAGTTGCTGTTCCAGATACTGGCCTGGACGGCGACGCAGGTTCCCGCCTGGATTCCTACGCAAGTTCCGTTCTGGGGTTGGATCCTCGGAACGCTGGGTGTACTGCTGCTGATTGCCCCGGCTGGCGTGCCGCTGCGTGCGCTGGGGCTGGCGCTGCTATTGCCCATGCTGTTCCCGCCGCAGGAGCGCCCGGCACGTGGTCAGGCCGAGGTTCGGGTGCTGGATGTGGGGCAGGGCCTTTCGGTGCTGGTCCGCACTCACGAGCATGCGATGCTCTACGACGCCGGTCCGCGCCGGGGCGACTTCGATATCGGCGAGCGTGTGGTAGTTCCGACCCTGCGCGGCCTGGGGTTGTCTCGGCTGGATCTGTTACTGCTCAGTCATGCGGATTCCGATCATTCCGGCGGCGCCCTGGCCGTAAGTCGGGGGTTGGCGGTGGCGCGGGTGCTGACTGGTGAGCTGGAGCGGCTGCCATCCGAACTGGGCGCCGAGGCCTGTCCGGCTGATCTGGCCTGGACTTGGGATGGCGTGAGATTCCGAATCTGGCAGTCGCCACTGACAGGCGATAGCAATGATGGTTCATGTGTGTTGTCGGTCGAGGCCGCTGGTGAGCGCATCCTGTTGAGTGGCGATCTCGGCGCTCGCGGTGAAGCCGCCTGGGTCGCCAGTGGCCAGCCACTTGCGGCGCGCTGGCTGGTGGCGGGCCACCATGGCAGCCGAACGTCCTCCAGTGGCGCGTTCCTGCATGCCGTGGCGCCTGAGAAAGTGCTGATTTCCCGAGGCCACCTGAACCCCTACGGCCATCCCCATCCGTTGGTCGTTTCGCGAATCGGCGCGCTGCCCGCCGAGATCCATGACACGGCGAAGCAGGGTCATTTGCTGCTGCGTCTGGGCGCTGGCGTCGAGCCGGAGAGCGAGCGAGAAAAGTCCGTATTCTGGAGGGAAAAATGA
- a CDS encoding DUF2062 domain-containing protein: MPRRIFKRYMPNPDTIREHKSLRFLGTLIHDPNLWHLNRHSVARAMAMGLFAAFIPIPMQMLLAAGLAIMVRANLPISVGLVWLTNPITMPPVFYCTYKMGAWIMQISPRALPEELTWEWITQELSSVWQPFLLGSVVCGILIGALAYMLTMLYWRWWVGHSWRKRQKARRENSR; the protein is encoded by the coding sequence ATGCCGCGTCGTATATTCAAACGCTACATGCCGAACCCGGACACCATCAGGGAACACAAGTCCCTGCGTTTTCTCGGCACCCTGATTCACGACCCGAACCTCTGGCACCTCAATCGCCATTCGGTCGCCCGCGCCATGGCCATGGGCCTGTTCGCCGCGTTCATCCCCATTCCCATGCAGATGCTGCTGGCAGCCGGCCTGGCCATCATGGTCCGTGCGAACCTGCCGATCTCGGTGGGTCTCGTGTGGTTGACCAATCCCATCACAATGCCGCCGGTTTTCTACTGCACCTACAAGATGGGGGCGTGGATCATGCAGATCTCTCCGCGCGCCCTACCCGAGGAACTGACCTGGGAATGGATCACGCAGGAGCTTTCCTCGGTCTGGCAACCATTCCTCCTAGGATCGGTGGTCTGCGGCATCCTGATCGGCGCACTGGCCTACATGCTGACCATGCTTTATTGGCGCTGGTGGGTCGGGCACAGTTGGCGCAAACGCCAGAAGGCCCGGCGCGAAAACAGCCGCTAA
- a CDS encoding lipoprotein-releasing ABC transporter permease subunit, with amino-acid sequence MFRPLPIFIGTRYTRAKRRNHFISFISLTSMIGLALGVLAMIVVLSVMNGFQKEMRSRILGMVSHATLSADQPLADWRRVSDAAMKHPEVVGAVPFAELEGMLSYKGMMQPVQINGVDPQEETKVSIIGKHMVQGNLDALKPGESGIVVGEITARRFRLNVGDKLTLIVPEVSNAPGGITPRMQRLNVVGVFKVGAELDSSLALINIADASTIQRLPEGQVQSVRLALKDLFLAPEVSKQIAAELGQGYRADDWTHTQGSLFSAMKMEKTMIGLLLLLIVAVAAFNIIATLIMVVADKRADIAILRTLGATPRQIMAVFMVQGSVIGFIGTLIGTVLGIITALNVSQWIAALERASGRQIFSSDVYFVSYLPSELQLGDVLLICGAALILSFLATLYPAWRAAQTQPAEALRYE; translated from the coding sequence ATGTTCAGACCTCTCCCGATCTTTATCGGCACGCGCTATACGCGCGCCAAGCGCCGTAACCACTTCATTTCCTTCATCTCGCTCACGTCGATGATCGGTCTGGCACTGGGCGTGCTGGCCATGATCGTAGTGCTCTCGGTGATGAACGGATTCCAGAAGGAAATGCGCTCGCGCATCCTCGGCATGGTGTCACACGCTACCCTGAGTGCCGATCAGCCCCTGGCCGACTGGCGCCGCGTGTCCGACGCCGCAATGAAGCACCCGGAGGTCGTGGGCGCGGTGCCCTTCGCTGAGCTGGAGGGCATGCTTTCCTACAAGGGAATGATGCAGCCGGTGCAGATCAATGGTGTTGACCCGCAGGAAGAGACCAAGGTTTCCATCATCGGCAAGCACATGGTGCAAGGGAATCTCGATGCCCTGAAGCCGGGCGAGTCCGGCATCGTGGTCGGCGAAATTACTGCGCGGCGTTTCCGCCTCAATGTCGGCGACAAGCTGACCCTGATCGTCCCTGAAGTCAGCAATGCACCAGGCGGTATTACGCCGCGGATGCAGCGCCTCAATGTGGTGGGTGTATTCAAGGTCGGTGCCGAGCTGGACAGCTCCCTGGCGCTGATCAACATCGCCGATGCCTCCACCATCCAGCGTCTGCCGGAAGGGCAGGTGCAAAGTGTGCGCCTTGCCCTGAAGGACCTGTTCCTCGCACCTGAAGTGTCGAAACAGATTGCCGCCGAGCTGGGGCAGGGTTATCGCGCCGATGACTGGACCCATACGCAGGGCAGTCTGTTCAGCGCCATGAAGATGGAGAAGACCATGATCGGCCTGCTCCTTTTGCTGATTGTGGCCGTGGCTGCGTTCAACATCATCGCCACCTTGATCATGGTGGTCGCCGACAAGCGTGCGGATATCGCCATCCTTCGCACGCTGGGAGCGACGCCGCGCCAGATCATGGCGGTGTTCATGGTTCAGGGCAGCGTGATCGGCTTCATCGGCACGCTGATCGGCACCGTGTTGGGCATCATTACGGCGCTCAACGTCAGCCAGTGGATCGCTGCGCTGGAGCGCGCCAGTGGCCGGCAGATATTCAGTTCAGACGTCTACTTCGTCAGTTACCTGCCGTCTGAGCTGCAATTGGGGGATGTTCTGCTGATCTGTGGCGCGGCCCTGATCCTGAGCTTCCTGGCCACCCTCTATCCCGCCTGGCGTGCCGCCCAGACCCAGCCAGCCGAGGCCTTGCGCTACGAGTAG